Genomic window (Candidatus Limnocylindria bacterium):
TACGACCTCTCCGAATGCTGGCCGCAGCTCAACCCGCTGACGAAGGGCGGCTACGTCTTCTACACGAAGTCGCGTGATGAGGCCGAGGCGTTCGAGAAGTCGAAGACGCTGTCACTACACGGCGTGCTCAAGGACGTGAGCTGCCCGCTCCTGGTGATCCACGGCGGCAAGGACCGGCTGTTCCCGCCGGAGCAGGCCGAGCGCATCGTGCGCGAGGCGCCGAACGCCACGCTGTTGCTGTACCCGGAGGGCAACCACGTCTGCAACAACATCCCGTACAAGTACCGGCCGGCGATGGCGGACTGGATGCGCGAGCACCTGCAGTGACCGAGTTCGACGTCGTCGTCGCCGGGGCCGGACACAACAGCCTCGTCACCGCGGCGTATCTCGCTCGCGCCGGGCTGCGCGTGCTGGTGCTCGAGCGCGCCGCGCGCATCGGCGGGGACACGTCGACGGAGGAGGTCACGCTCCCGGGTTATCGGCACGATCTCTGCGCGTCGGCGCACACGATCTTCCAGTCCAGTCCGATCGTCCGGAACGACGAGCTGCAGCTCGGTCGCTACGGTCTTCGGTATCTCTTTCCGGATCCGGTGGTCGTCATGCCGTTCGGCGACGGGCACGGGATCACGATGCATCGCGACCGCGCCGCGACGGCGCGCGAGATCGCACGGTACTCGGCGCGCGACGCGCGGGCCTACGAGCGGATGCTCGATGACTGGGATCAGGTCAAGGAATCACAGAACCGAGCGCGCTACAGCCCGGCGACGACACCGAGCATGGCCATTGCGGCGCTAGAGGCGACGCCGGCGGGCCTGGATGCGGTGCGCTGGCGGTACTCGAGCGCCCTCGACGTCGTGCGCGAGCGCTTCGAGAACGAGCGCGTCCGCACGTTCTTCCTGTGGCTCTCGCTGATGACGATGGCGCGGGTCGACGAGCCGGGCACCGGACTCCTCCCGCTCTCGATCGCGGCGGGACGGCAGGCGTTCTCGTGGACGACCGCCGAGGGCGGATCCGTCGCGCTGCCCGACGCGCTCGCGCGCATCGTTCTCGAGCACGGCGGGGCAGTGCGCACCGGCGCGGAGGTGACTCGGATCCTGATCGAGGACGGACGCGCCGTGGGAGTGCTCACGGCCGACGGCTCCGAGCATCGCGCGACGCGCGCGGTGGTGTCGACGATCCACATCAAACACCTCCCCGCCGTTGTCGGCGCGACGGCGCTCGGCGAGGACTTCATGCGCGGCCTCGAGCGCTGGCGAACCGGCGTGACGATGTTCGTCACGCATTACGCGCTCGCGGCCGAGCCGCGATACGCACTGGACGGTGGGAGGACCGCGTCGGTCGCGGCGGGCATCTGCGGTTCCACCGACGAATTGCTCGCTGCGCTCGCGGCGTTCGAACGCGGCGAGATCCAGCTCGACGATCCGCCGCTCCTATGCATCTCGTCGTCGGTGGTCGACTCGACGCGCGCGCCGGCCGGTCATCACACGCTAAAGGTCGTCGGCTTCCTGCCCTACGAGCTGCGTGACGGCGGACCGGAGCGCTGGGACGCCGTGAAGGACGAAGTATCTGACGCGCTCCTCGAGCATTACCTGCGCCACAGCGCCGGGCTCAGGCGACAGGACATCCTCGCGCAGCACGTCGAGAGCCCGCTCGATCTCGAGCGCCGCAATCCGCACAACTACCACGGCTCCTGTCACGGCGGCGAGCAGGACCTGGCGCAGGAAGGCGCGCTTCGCCCGATGGCTGGGTGGGCCGGCTACCGATTGCCGGTGGCGGGGCTGTACCAGACCGGCGCGACGACACATCCCGGTGCGTCGGTCACGGGAGCGCCGGGCCGCAACTGCGCGCAGGTGTTGCTCGAGGATCTGGGTCTCAGCCTGGCCGGCGCGATCGCGGGACGGGCGGCGTCGGCTCCCGCCTGACGTGCTAGAGGAGCGCTCTTCGCAGTGCCGCGCCCATGTCGTCGATCGCCCTGCGTCCCATCGGGATCGCCATCGCCATCGCGGTGAAGCCATGCACCATCCCTGGATACTCGACGTGCGTCGTCGCAACTCCTGCCTGCTGCAGCCGCGACGCATAAGCCCTGCCCTCGTCGCGAAGCGGATCGCACTCCGCCGTCACCACGTGCGCGGGTGGCAGGCCAGAGAGATCCTTCGCGCGCAGCGGTGACGCGTAGGGTTCGTCACGCATCTTCGGGTCGGGTGCGTAGAGATCCCAGAACCACTTCATGCCCTTCAGGGTCAATCCGAAACCGGTGCCGTTCGCGCGGTACGACGGCGTGTCGAAATCGTGATCGGTCACCGGCACATGGAGCAACTGGAACGCGACCCGCGGCTCGCCGCGTTCGCGCGCCATGAGCGCGACGACCGCCGCAAGGTTGCCGCCTGCGCTGGAGCCACCAACGGCGATCCGTGATGCATCGATGCCGAGGTCCGCGGCGTGGCCCGCGGACCAGCGTGTCGCCGCGTAGGCATCGTCCGCGGCGGCGGGAAAGCGGTCCTCAGGTGCGAGGCGGTACTCGACCGACACGACGGCGCAGCCGCTCGCGTTCGCGAGCGCTCGGCAGAAGGGATCGGAGATCGCGACGCTGCCCACGACCCAACCGCCGCCATGGAAATAGACGAGCAAGGGGAGTGTCCCCGAGCGTGGCCGGTAGAGACGCGCGGGGATCGGCGGCAGCGTGTCGATGACCACGTCCCGCACGTCGGCGACGGGCTCGGGGGCGAGCGCTGGCGCGGCATTCACCGATCCGCCGCGGGCGCGAGCCTCGGCGACGCTGAGCGCCTCGATCGGTCGCGGGTCGATCATCTCAGCTTCGGCGAGAAGCCCGGCGATCTTTGGGTCGACCGGCATCGTGCGAGAGATTACCTGTGTTGGCGCGCGGGCCCGTAGACGACGCGCCCCGGGCGCTCGCCGGTGTGCTCGCCGTCCCGCAGGACCGGCGTTCCGTTGACCAGCACATGCGCGACACCGGTCGCATATCGGTGCGGCTCGGCGTAGGTGGCGTGGTCGCTGATGGTCGCGGGATCGAACACTGCGACATCGGCGAAATGGCCGGCCCGCAGGAGCCCGCGGCGGTCGAGCTTGAGGTTCGCCGCCGGAAAACCGGTCATCCGTCGGATGACGTCCTCAAGCGGCGCCGCCTTCTCGTCCCGCACGAACCGACCCAGCACGCGCGCGAATGTGCCATAGGTGCGCGGGTGCGGCTGCGACAGGAGGAACACTCCTTCGGGCGCGATCGAACCGGCGTCCGAGCCGAAGCTCATCCACTGGAGCGCGACCTCTCGCCTCAGGTTCTCCGGCGACGCCATGAAGATGACCATGCCCACGCGACTCTCGTCCTCCAGCACCAGATCCATCGCGACGTCGCGCGGGTCGGCACCGCGCTGCGCCGCGACCTGGCCGAGCGTCTGTCCGGTGAGTGGCTTCAGGCGCTCGTTCTTGAACGCGACGAGCACGATGCCCTCCGGCGTGCCGGCGGCCTCGTACAGGTTCTCCCAATCCGTACCGGGGCGTGCCATCTCGTCGCGGATCCGCGCGCGCTGCCCGGCCTCGCGGAGGCGCGCGAGCGTGGCGCGCAGGCCGCCCTCGTGCGCCCACGGCGGGAAGCACGAGCTCAGGCCCGTCGCGCCGGCCTCGTACGGATACATGTCCGCGGTGACCGCGAGGCCACCGGCGCGAGCGCGCTCGACCCGGTCGATAACCGTGTCGAGCTTCGTCCAGTTCGAACGGCCGGCCTGCTTCAGGTGGTAGATCTCCGCGGGCAGCTTCGCGCGCCGCGCGATCTCGATCACCTCATCCACCGCCTCGACGAGCCGGTTTCCCTCGCTTCGCATGTGAGAGATGTACATGCCGCCGTTGCGGCCGGCCACCTCCGCGAGCGCGACGAGCTCGTCGGTATCGGCGTAGGTCGCCGGTGAGTAGATGAGAGCCGAGCCGAGCCCGAGCGCGCCGTCACGCATCGCGGCCTCGATCAGCGCGCGCATGCGTCCGAGCTCGGCGGGTGTCGGCCGGCGATCTTCGTGCGCGAGCTCGTGGATGCGGACCGTGGCGGCGCCGACGAACGAGGCGATGTTCGGCGAGATCCCGCGCGCGGCGATCGTGTCCAGCGCCTCCGCCAGAGTCGTCCACGAGATGTCGTACCTGATGTCGCCCTGCTGCTCGATCTGTTCGCGCCGCATCGTGTCGTTGACTGGACCGAGCGACCAGCCCTCGCCGAAGACCTCGAGCGTCACGCCCTGCCGGATATCGCTCTGCGACCGGCCGTCGGCGATGAGCGATGTCGTCGCCCAGCTCAGCATGTTGATGAGACCGGGCGCGACGGCGAGACCGCCGGCGTCCAGCTCGGTCCGTCCGCGCTCCCTGACCGTGCCGATCGAGGCGACGCGGTCGCGATCGATCGCGACGTCCGCTTCGAACGGCGGCGCGCCCGATCCGTCGTAGACCGTGCCGCCGCGGATGACGACGTCGTAGGCCGCGTGCATCGGCGGAATGCTAGAGACTGACTCGCGTGTACGGGCTGACGCGCGCAGAGACCGCCATCCTCCGTCGCCTCTCGACGCCGGAGAAAGTGCAGCGCTACCTCGACGACCTGACCTACAACCTCGAGCCTGACGGCGACACGGTGCGCTCTCCGCGTCGCGTGATGCGCGACCGGACCGCGCACTGCGCGGAGGGCGCGTTCCTCGCGGCCGCCGCGTTCCGCCTCCACGGACGGCCACCGCTTCTCGTCGATCTCGAGGCCGACAACGACGACGACCACGTGCTCGCGGTCTATCGGGACCGTGGCCTTTGGGGGTCGGTGGCGACGTCCAAGTTCTCGGGCCTGCGCTTCCGCGCGCCGGTCTACCGGACGATCCGCGAGCTGGTGATGAGCTACTTCGAGGACTACTTCAACTGGGACGGGGACCGCACCCTGCGGGCCTACTCCCGTCCGCTATCGCTCACGCGCTTCGACCGCATTGGCTGGATGACCGCCGAGGATGACCTCTGGCCGGTCGTGGAGTGGCTGGCGGTGGCCCATCACACCGCTTTGATACGCCCGGCGACCGAAAAGCGGCTTCCGCGCGTGGATCGCCGCTCGTACAAAGCGGGCGTTTTTGGGGCTCCAAAGCACTGAGTCTGTTAGCGTTTCAGCCCGAGGACGCCCGCGTCGAGGGAGGGGACATGCTGCGCACGGTCTCGGCCGTCGAACAACGCCCATGGCTGCTGCTCGCCAGCGTCTTCTTCGGCACGATGTTCTTCGCGTTCATTGTGAACGCGGCGGGTAACGTCTACCTGAACTGGCGGGCGGATCCGATCGTCAGCGAGTACCGGACCACCCTCATGTACACCTCGGCCGTCTTTGGCGATGGCCTGCTTGTCCCGCTCGTCAATGTCTTCATCACCAGCCAGCTCGTCGCCTGGCGTCGCCGGCCGGGTGCCGCCGAGGTGTTCGGTGCCGTCCTCGGCGCTGGCGTTCTCACCATCGCGGTCCACCTGTATCAGGCCGTCAACGCCCTGCTGAACTGGACCATGACGCGGCCGTTCGAATGGACACCGCTCGGGTATTACCACGCCGTCTTCATGTGGACCGAGCTCAGCTTCGTCTTCTTCTTCTGGGGGCAGGTCGCGTGTGTCGGCAAAGAGAATCCGCGCGCGATCCTCTCGCAGCGCATCGGATTCGTGATCCTGTCGAGCGCGCTCTTCCTGCGCCTCCTCTTCGCCGACTACGGCTACATCCGCTAGCTCGTCGCGCGTCCTCGTCTGGTCCGCGCTCGGGGTCGTCTACCTCGTCTGGGGCTCGACGTATCTCGCGATCGCCATCGCGGTGCAGACGCTTCCTCCGCTCTTCTCGGCCGGTCTTCGTTTCCTGCTGGCCGGCGCGCTCCTGGGTATCTGGCTCATCGTCCGGCACGGTCGTGACGCGCTGCGCATCGACCGCGCGCAGCTGGGAGGCGCGGCGCTTGTCGGCGTGCTGTTGCTCGCCGGCGGCAACGGCCTCGTCGTGCTCGCGGAGCGAACGGTCCCTTCGGGGCTCACGGCTCTCGTCGTCGCGTCCGTCCCCCTGTGGATCGTCGTGTTCCGGCTCGTCGCCGGCGACCGCGTGAGTGCGTCACTCGTGGCCGGCGTCCTCGTGGGCTTCGCCGGCGTCGCTTTCCTGGTGGTCCCGCGCGGCGCGAGCGGCGAGGTCGATCCGATCGGGCTCCTCACCGTCGTCGGGGCGACCTTCTCGTGGGCGCTTGGCACGTTCGCGTCGCCTCGTCTGCGCACGCCGCGCGATCCGCTGGCATCGACCGCCGTGCAGATGCTTGCCGGTGGC
Coding sequences:
- a CDS encoding alpha/beta hydrolase; this translates as MPVDPKIAGLLAEAEMIDPRPIEALSVAEARARGGSVNAAPALAPEPVADVRDVVIDTLPPIPARLYRPRSGTLPLLVYFHGGGWVVGSVAISDPFCRALANASGCAVVSVEYRLAPEDRFPAAADDAYAATRWSAGHAADLGIDASRIAVGGSSAGGNLAAVVALMARERGEPRVAFQLLHVPVTDHDFDTPSYRANGTGFGLTLKGMKWFWDLYAPDPKMRDEPYASPLRAKDLSGLPPAHVVTAECDPLRDEGRAYASRLQQAGVATTHVEYPGMVHGFTAMAMAIPMGRRAIDDMGAALRRALL
- a CDS encoding NAD(P)/FAD-dependent oxidoreductase, with amino-acid sequence MTEFDVVVAGAGHNSLVTAAYLARAGLRVLVLERAARIGGDTSTEEVTLPGYRHDLCASAHTIFQSSPIVRNDELQLGRYGLRYLFPDPVVVMPFGDGHGITMHRDRAATAREIARYSARDARAYERMLDDWDQVKESQNRARYSPATTPSMAIAALEATPAGLDAVRWRYSSALDVVRERFENERVRTFFLWLSLMTMARVDEPGTGLLPLSIAAGRQAFSWTTAEGGSVALPDALARIVLEHGGAVRTGAEVTRILIEDGRAVGVLTADGSEHRATRAVVSTIHIKHLPAVVGATALGEDFMRGLERWRTGVTMFVTHYALAAEPRYALDGGRTASVAAGICGSTDELLAALAAFERGEIQLDDPPLLCISSSVVDSTRAPAGHHTLKVVGFLPYELRDGGPERWDAVKDEVSDALLEHYLRHSAGLRRQDILAQHVESPLDLERRNPHNYHGSCHGGEQDLAQEGALRPMAGWAGYRLPVAGLYQTGATTHPGASVTGAPGRNCAQVLLEDLGLSLAGAIAGRAASAPA
- a CDS encoding D-aminoacylase, whose product is MHAAYDVVIRGGTVYDGSGAPPFEADVAIDRDRVASIGTVRERGRTELDAGGLAVAPGLINMLSWATTSLIADGRSQSDIRQGVTLEVFGEGWSLGPVNDTMRREQIEQQGDIRYDISWTTLAEALDTIAARGISPNIASFVGAATVRIHELAHEDRRPTPAELGRMRALIEAAMRDGALGLGSALIYSPATYADTDELVALAEVAGRNGGMYISHMRSEGNRLVEAVDEVIEIARRAKLPAEIYHLKQAGRSNWTKLDTVIDRVERARAGGLAVTADMYPYEAGATGLSSCFPPWAHEGGLRATLARLREAGQRARIRDEMARPGTDWENLYEAAGTPEGIVLVAFKNERLKPLTGQTLGQVAAQRGADPRDVAMDLVLEDESRVGMVIFMASPENLRREVALQWMSFGSDAGSIAPEGVFLLSQPHPRTYGTFARVLGRFVRDEKAAPLEDVIRRMTGFPAANLKLDRRGLLRAGHFADVAVFDPATISDHATYAEPHRYATGVAHVLVNGTPVLRDGEHTGERPGRVVYGPARQHR
- a CDS encoding EamA family transporter, translating into MQTLPPLFSAGLRFLLAGALLGIWLIVRHGRDALRIDRAQLGGAALVGVLLLAGGNGLVVLAERTVPSGLTALVVASVPLWIVVFRLVAGDRVSASLVAGVLVGFAGVAFLVVPRGASGEVDPIGLLTVVGATFSWALGTFASPRLRTPRDPLASTAVQMLAGGALLVVVAVAIGERDRADPSTFSTASLAAMAYLVVFGSLVAFSAYTWLLQHTSVSVVSTYAYVNPVVAVLLGAVVLNEVVTPSMLIGAAIIIAAVAFIVSRGATRPS